The Chitinophagales bacterium genome window below encodes:
- a CDS encoding nucleotidyltransferase yields the protein MANVFNDDFRDFLKALNNNSVEYIIVGGYAVIYHGYNRTTGDLDIWINPNSENYKKLSKAFIEFGMSVFDMTEQNFLSNNFDVFTFGKPPVCIEILTKVKGLEFTETFKFAIETVFDEIQVKMIDVRDLIKAKKAANRYKDLDDLNHLES from the coding sequence ATGGCTAATGTTTTTAATGATGATTTTAGAGATTTTTTAAAAGCACTGAATAATAATTCGGTTGAATATATTATAGTTGGAGGCTATGCAGTTATTTATCACGGCTATAACAGAACAACTGGAGACTTAGATATATGGATAAACCCAAATTCAGAAAATTATAAAAAATTAAGCAAAGCATTTATTGAATTTGGCATGTCTGTTTTTGATATGACCGAACAGAATTTCTTGAGTAATAATTTTGATGTTTTTACATTTGGTAAACCACCAGTTTGCATTGAGATATTAACTAAAGTTAAAGGTTTGGAGTTTACTGAGACATTCAAGTTTGCAATTGAAACTGTTTTTGATGAAATTCAAGTTAAAATGATAGATGTTAGGGATTTGATTAAAGCAAAAAAAGCAGCTAATAGATATAAAGACTTAGATGATTTGAATCATTTAGAATCATAA